The Chitinophagales bacterium genome has a window encoding:
- a CDS encoding mechanosensitive ion channel — MDFSKTYDILAEKLSSWVVEFIKMLPNLVLAAFVFVVGLFLARILKRVSRKLIAKISGQLTINNLFASFIHVLFIGVTIFVTLSILKLEKAVTSILAGAGIIGLALAFAFQDIAANFISGVFITFRRPIHIGDIVKLADYMGKIQDINLRDTVLLTFQGQKVIIPNKDVFQNAIENYTMLGKRRMDLTVGISYGDDLEKVKRIVLEAVQKVSVRTDDEITFFYNEFGDSSINFEVRIWINNPEQPIWLQGRSEAIMLIKRAFDENDITIPFPIRTLDFGIKGGEKLADISYFQKPQQ; from the coding sequence ATGGATTTCAGTAAAACATATGATATTCTTGCAGAGAAACTAAGCAGTTGGGTAGTTGAGTTTATTAAAATGCTGCCCAACCTGGTTCTGGCAGCATTCGTTTTTGTCGTAGGACTATTCCTGGCACGCATACTGAAACGTGTCTCACGCAAGCTTATAGCAAAAATATCAGGTCAGTTAACGATCAACAACCTGTTTGCCTCATTCATTCATGTGCTTTTTATCGGTGTTACCATTTTCGTGACACTCAGTATCCTAAAACTGGAAAAAGCCGTTACATCTATACTGGCAGGAGCAGGTATCATCGGATTAGCCCTGGCATTTGCCTTCCAGGACATAGCTGCCAATTTCATCTCAGGGGTCTTCATTACCTTCCGGCGCCCCATACATATCGGCGACATTGTAAAACTGGCTGATTATATGGGTAAGATACAGGATATCAACCTTCGTGATACCGTATTACTAACCTTCCAGGGACAGAAGGTGATCATACCCAACAAAGACGTATTCCAGAATGCTATAGAGAACTATACTATGCTTGGCAAGAGGAGAATGGACCTTACTGTCGGCATATCATACGGAGATGACCTGGAAAAAGTGAAACGCATAGTTCTGGAAGCTGTTCAAAAAGTATCGGTTCGTACAGATGACGAAATAACATTCTTCTACAACGAATTTGGTGACAGTTCTATTAATTTCGAAGTGAGAATATGGATCAACAACCCGGAACAACCCATCTGGCTCCAGGGGCGCAGCGAAGCTATTATGCTTATAAAAAGAGCATTTGATGAAAACGACATTACCATACCATTCCCTATCAGAACTCTTGACTTTGGTATAAAAGGCGGAGAAAAGCTGGCAGATATCAGCTATTTTCAAAAGCCACAGCAGTAA
- a CDS encoding PorT family protein produces MAGMINNTYAQNYYVDDERTFYGGLIAGSTFSQVDGDNFAGYSKPGFTVGGIAYAELANKIAGSVEILYTQKGSKSNKTQQSNNKTYLITNYRIDLNYAEIPIMINYFDKRKSHFGAGLSYSRLINYKETVTTTPNFPNTINLDDYPFKKSDLNFLISGSLHLYKGLFLTYRFQYSLFPVRTKIYPEFGRAEQYNNMHVLRLMYLFG; encoded by the coding sequence ATGGCAGGGATGATAAATAACACCTATGCACAAAATTATTATGTGGATGATGAAAGGACTTTCTATGGTGGATTGATAGCCGGTTCAACTTTTTCGCAGGTGGACGGCGATAATTTTGCCGGGTACAGTAAACCTGGTTTCACGGTAGGGGGTATTGCATATGCCGAGTTGGCTAATAAGATAGCCGGTAGCGTTGAGATATTGTACACCCAGAAGGGGTCTAAGTCAAACAAAACACAACAATCTAACAACAAGACTTACCTGATCACTAATTACAGGATTGACCTGAATTATGCTGAGATACCCATCATGATCAACTATTTTGACAAGCGTAAGAGTCATTTCGGGGCGGGGCTTTCTTATTCAAGGCTCATCAATTATAAAGAAACTGTTACTACTACGCCCAACTTCCCGAACACAATAAACCTGGACGACTATCCGTTCAAGAAGTCGGACCTGAATTTCCTGATAAGCGGAAGTCTGCACCTATACAAAGGACTGTTCCTTACTTATCGTTTTCAATATTCATTATTCCCGGTACGGACAAAGATATATCCTGAATTCGGGCGTGCAGAGCAATATAACAACATGCATGTCCTCAGGTTGATGTACCTGTTCGGGTAG
- a CDS encoding lmo0937 family membrane protein, with protein MRSVLYLVAVILVIGWILGFFVYSAGQVIHILLVIALIALILGVIRRA; from the coding sequence ATGAGATCTGTATTGTATCTGGTTGCCGTAATATTGGTCATAGGTTGGATCCTGGGTTTCTTCGTTTATAGTGCAGGACAAGTAATTCACATTTTGCTGGTTATTGCCTTAATAGCTTTGATATTAGGTGTAATACGCAGAGCTTAG
- a CDS encoding MBL fold metallo-hydrolase, producing the protein MKVTFLGTGTSLGVPLIGCSCPVCTSADKRDNRLRCSIWIETPEVSVVIDSGPDFRYQMLRAGVKHLDAIVYTHGHKDHVAGMDDVRAYNFFSKEPMHLYATEETQQTLKREFSYVFSDIQYPGIPRVDLNTINAQTPFAIKGLKFTPILVKHMYMDVLGFRVGDFTYITDANYISPEEAEKIKGSKTLVLNALRHEQHPSHYTLDEAIDVAKGIGVEETYFTHISHQLGRHEDVERQLPEGFHLSYDGLTLDY; encoded by the coding sequence GTGAAAGTGACATTCCTCGGTACCGGAACTTCGCTAGGCGTACCCCTTATCGGGTGCAGTTGCCCTGTATGTACCTCAGCTGATAAAAGAGATAACCGACTCCGCTGTTCTATATGGATAGAAACACCGGAAGTGAGCGTAGTAATAGATTCGGGCCCTGACTTTCGCTACCAGATGCTGCGCGCAGGTGTAAAGCATCTTGATGCTATTGTGTATACCCATGGGCATAAAGACCATGTAGCAGGTATGGATGATGTACGAGCATACAACTTCTTCTCAAAGGAGCCGATGCACCTTTATGCCACAGAAGAAACGCAGCAAACACTCAAGAGAGAATTCTCATATGTTTTTAGCGATATACAGTACCCGGGTATACCGAGAGTTGACCTGAATACAATAAACGCACAAACCCCATTTGCAATTAAAGGATTGAAGTTTACCCCTATCCTGGTGAAACATATGTATATGGATGTACTTGGTTTCAGGGTAGGAGACTTCACCTATATAACTGATGCTAATTATATTTCACCTGAAGAAGCAGAGAAGATAAAAGGAAGTAAAACACTGGTATTAAATGCCTTACGCCACGAACAACACCCCTCACATTATACACTCGACGAGGCAATTGACGTGGCTAAAGGTATAGGAGTAGAAGAAACCTATTTCACGCACATCAGTCACCAACTGGGTAGACATGAAGATGTAGAACGCCAACTACCCGAAGGTTTCCACCTGTCTTATGATGGACTGACACTTGATTATTAA
- a CDS encoding triose-phosphate isomerase — MRKKIVAGNWKMNLDIEEGKELISGILNGLPPVNADNLVVICPPYIHLQQAAQLTQNTQHVHVGAQNCYTEESGAYTGEISAKMVKSTGAEYVILGHSERREYFNETNEMLAKKTDIALANGLNVIFCCGEPLEVRDADTQNSYVEKQIVEGLFHLDAAQFNNITIAYEPIWAIGTGRTASTEQAQDMHAHIRSVLANKYGQEVADNTSILYGGSCKPSNANELFACADVDGGLIGGAALKAADFHGIIAAMGA, encoded by the coding sequence ATGCGTAAAAAAATAGTTGCAGGCAACTGGAAAATGAACCTTGATATTGAGGAAGGTAAAGAACTGATCAGTGGGATACTGAATGGCTTACCCCCGGTTAACGCTGATAATCTTGTCGTTATTTGCCCTCCGTACATCCACCTGCAACAGGCTGCACAGCTTACACAAAATACGCAACATGTGCATGTAGGTGCGCAAAACTGCTATACAGAAGAATCAGGAGCTTATACAGGTGAGATCTCTGCTAAAATGGTAAAAAGTACAGGTGCTGAATATGTGATACTAGGCCACTCTGAGCGCAGGGAATACTTCAACGAGACCAATGAGATGCTGGCAAAGAAAACAGACATCGCACTGGCTAATGGCCTGAACGTGATATTCTGTTGCGGTGAGCCGCTGGAAGTACGCGATGCAGATACGCAAAACAGCTATGTAGAAAAACAAATTGTAGAAGGCCTGTTCCACCTGGACGCTGCACAATTCAATAATATAACCATAGCATACGAACCTATATGGGCTATTGGTACCGGCCGTACTGCCAGCACTGAGCAGGCCCAGGATATGCACGCACACATACGCTCAGTATTGGCCAATAAATACGGACAGGAAGTAGCTGACAACACCAGCATATTGTATGGCGGAAGTTGCAAACCCTCAAATGCAAATGAGCTTTTTGCATGTGCAGATGTGGATGGAGGATTAATAGGCGGAGCCGCACTCAAAGCTGCTGACTTCCATGGAATTATAGCAGCGATGGGAGCCTAA
- a CDS encoding PorT family protein yields the protein MNKGLWLMVVMLACCATRSSAQEKSHFFSPDKEQVFFGGFTAGGNFTTVDGDSYGGYKKAGWVFGGTVYVRFLPKVMADLELLYTQKGSRGIAQKTSVYTGEFFEQYWLDLNYVEIPFMLHYNFTPRWHIGVGAAYARLVKSSEDIYTDQPVNIDPDINRFNDDDVNFVFGGGLQIGKGWFLMGRYQRSTKSIRAAARIPVWQNSYAQFNDLFSLRLMYLID from the coding sequence ATGAATAAGGGTTTGTGGTTGATGGTAGTAATGCTGGCCTGTTGTGCTACAAGAAGTAGCGCACAGGAAAAAAGTCATTTCTTTTCGCCAGACAAAGAGCAGGTTTTCTTTGGTGGTTTTACAGCTGGAGGCAATTTTACTACCGTAGATGGTGATAGTTACGGAGGTTATAAAAAGGCTGGTTGGGTATTTGGCGGTACTGTATATGTACGTTTCCTGCCCAAGGTGATGGCTGATCTTGAGTTGTTATATACACAAAAGGGTAGCAGGGGTATTGCTCAGAAAACCTCAGTTTACACAGGTGAATTTTTTGAACAATACTGGCTGGACCTGAATTATGTAGAAATACCTTTTATGCTGCATTATAACTTCACACCCAGGTGGCATATCGGGGTTGGTGCGGCATATGCCCGGCTTGTAAAATCCAGCGAAGATATTTATACTGATCAGCCGGTGAATATCGACCCTGATATTAACAGGTTCAATGATGATGATGTAAATTTTGTATTCGGGGGAGGATTGCAGATAGGGAAAGGGTGGTTCCTGATGGGGCGTTATCAGCGTTCTACAAAATCGATTCGGGCTGCGGCAAGAATACCGGTTTGGCAAAATTCATATGCCCAGTTCAACGACCTTTTCAGCCTCAGGCTGATGTACCTGATAGATTAA
- a CDS encoding GlmU family protein, giving the protein MKYILFDSELRNRLLPFTHTRPVADIRCGIMTMRERWEYFIQQATGTLTVAYLQDVFPQNGSGDNLFINGAVFATKDLWEHISQLQPQQQLVSGDLIIAARVTDSVVKFGNKIQVDTTVQEIPYTGIVNHLQHNWDIFSFNDKAIADDFVILTAGRTSQPMPGNVMVTGSEQLFIEEGAEISAGCIINASTGPVYIGRNANLLEGGMLRGPIAICEGAVTKMGAKIYGGTTIGPGCKVGGEISNVVFFANSNKGHDGYLGNSVIGEWCNLGADTNCSNLKNNYDAVKIWDEYSFKSVATGLTFCGLLMGDHSKSGINTMFNTGTVVGVSANIYGGNFPEKFVPSFAWGGSEGMTTYRLERAMETAGRMMARRGKSLSADEIKMYEHIFAATQEQRDLFANK; this is encoded by the coding sequence ATGAAGTATATACTCTTTGACAGTGAGTTGCGTAACAGGCTTTTGCCGTTTACCCATACTCGCCCGGTAGCTGATATCCGCTGCGGTATCATGACCATGCGCGAACGATGGGAGTATTTCATACAACAAGCAACGGGTACACTTACCGTAGCCTACCTACAGGACGTTTTCCCTCAAAATGGCAGCGGAGATAACCTCTTTATCAACGGCGCCGTTTTCGCCACAAAAGACCTGTGGGAACATATCAGCCAATTGCAGCCACAACAACAACTGGTTTCCGGAGACTTGATAATCGCAGCCCGGGTAACCGACAGCGTTGTCAAGTTTGGCAATAAGATACAGGTGGATACAACGGTACAAGAAATACCTTATACCGGAATAGTTAATCACCTACAACACAACTGGGATATCTTCTCCTTTAACGACAAAGCGATAGCTGATGATTTTGTCATACTAACTGCTGGTAGAACCAGTCAGCCTATGCCTGGCAATGTTATGGTTACGGGTTCGGAACAACTCTTTATAGAGGAAGGAGCTGAAATAAGTGCCGGATGTATCATCAATGCATCCACAGGCCCTGTATATATAGGCAGAAACGCCAACCTGCTGGAGGGCGGTATGCTCAGGGGGCCGATAGCTATTTGCGAAGGGGCGGTAACTAAGATGGGGGCCAAGATATACGGAGGCACAACTATAGGCCCGGGCTGTAAAGTGGGCGGCGAAATAAGCAATGTGGTATTTTTTGCCAACAGCAATAAAGGACACGATGGCTACCTGGGCAACTCCGTAATTGGTGAATGGTGCAACCTGGGTGCAGATACCAATTGCTCTAACCTGAAGAATAATTACGATGCTGTAAAGATATGGGATGAATATAGCTTTAAGTCCGTCGCTACTGGACTCACTTTCTGCGGATTACTCATGGGCGACCATTCCAAATCAGGTATCAATACTATGTTCAATACGGGTACTGTAGTTGGTGTATCCGCGAATATATATGGAGGCAATTTCCCCGAAAAATTTGTCCCTTCATTTGCATGGGGTGGCAGCGAAGGCATGACCACGTATCGACTGGAAAGAGCTATGGAAACAGCCGGCAGGATGATGGCAAGAAGAGGAAAATCCCTGTCTGCCGATGAAATAAAAATGTATGAACATATCTTTGCAGCCACTCAGGAACAAAGAGATCTGTTCGCTAACAAATGA
- a CDS encoding TlpA family protein disulfide reductase produces MKKLTSTLFILAIGIISAQAQYQNEKIKVGDVAPDIAYPTPKGDTIRLSEINNKRYVLIDFWASWCGPCRRANPRLVSMYREYKDKKYVDAKKGFTVLSVSLDQDKEKWIAAIAKDSLEWEYHMSDLGGWSAAPAQTYGVQFVPQAVLVGPDGKILATYNSAELAAEELDKHVKSKKKKKKG; encoded by the coding sequence ATGAAAAAACTGACAAGTACATTATTTATCCTGGCAATTGGCATCATATCTGCTCAGGCACAATACCAGAATGAAAAGATAAAGGTAGGAGATGTTGCACCTGATATAGCCTACCCTACCCCTAAAGGCGATACAATTAGACTGTCTGAAATAAACAATAAAAGGTATGTACTGATAGACTTCTGGGCAAGCTGGTGCGGACCATGCCGCAGGGCCAACCCAAGGCTGGTAAGCATGTACCGCGAATACAAGGATAAAAAGTATGTTGATGCTAAAAAAGGCTTTACTGTATTAAGCGTTTCACTTGACCAGGATAAAGAGAAGTGGATAGCTGCAATAGCCAAGGACAGCCTGGAATGGGAATACCATATGAGTGACCTGGGTGGCTGGAGTGCCGCCCCGGCGCAGACTTATGGCGTACAATTCGTACCACAAGCCGTGCTGGTAGGCCCTGATGGCAAGATACTGGCCACTTACAACTCTGCTGAGTTGGCTGCCGAAGAACTGGACAAACATGTAAAATCAAAGAAGAAAAAGAAGAAGGGTTGA
- a CDS encoding type B 50S ribosomal protein L31, producing the protein MKKGIHPESYRLVVFKDMSNDYTFITRSTAPTKETIEWEDGKEYPLIKVEISHKSHPFYTGKSVFVDTAGRIDKFNKRYGKKK; encoded by the coding sequence ATGAAAAAAGGCATACACCCGGAAAGTTATCGTTTAGTTGTCTTCAAAGACATGTCTAACGATTATACGTTTATTACACGTTCTACTGCTCCTACCAAAGAAACTATTGAGTGGGAAGATGGTAAAGAATACCCACTGATCAAGGTGGAGATATCTCACAAATCTCACCCGTTCTATACTGGTAAATCAGTATTTGTGGATACAGCAGGTCGTATCGACAAGTTCAATAAACGTTACGGTAAGAAGAAATAA
- a CDS encoding alkaline phosphatase family protein, with translation MKKLLLYICVFLHVTGVAAQKTDALSRPKLVVGIVVDQMRWDYLYKYCERYGDDGFKRMINEGYNCQNTMINYLPSFTGPGHACVYTGSVPAIHGIASNDWLDLQNGNEVYCVEDNSVRSVGGSMRAGMMSPRNMYTTTVTDELRIASKQHSKVFGIGLKDRGSILPAGHSANGAFWFDDSTGNFITSSYYMNELPAWLVRFNGRRWADSFVDLAWKTLYPLGTYTHSTRDNMVTEGKLQGEDAPVFPHYTPREKKKPYYGLRIMPWGNTLTLKAARACIKGEQLGQREETDFLCITLSTTDYAGHNYGPDAIEMEDMYLRLDLELAQMLRYLDNKVGKGKYTVFLTADHGAAHNAAYMNQLRIPAGSETQAEATGKVNEYLVEQTGVDSVVRALYNYQVYLDEQLIAGKGLDRDEIKKLVIRWLYQQDGVAMVADMETADMVMIPEPIRTMIVNGYNRERSGCLQIILKPGWYSGHSNTGTTHGTWSPYDTHIPLLWYGWGIPEGETYRTVYMTDIAATLAAMLHVQMPNGCTGSVITELFED, from the coding sequence ATGAAAAAGTTGTTGTTGTATATATGTGTTTTTCTGCATGTGACAGGTGTGGCGGCACAAAAGACTGATGCTTTATCTCGCCCAAAACTGGTGGTTGGTATTGTTGTTGACCAGATGCGCTGGGATTATTTGTATAAATATTGTGAAAGATATGGGGATGATGGTTTCAAAAGGATGATAAACGAAGGGTATAACTGCCAGAATACAATGATCAACTACTTGCCCAGTTTTACAGGCCCCGGGCATGCCTGTGTATATACAGGATCTGTTCCTGCCATTCATGGCATTGCTTCCAATGACTGGCTGGATCTGCAAAATGGTAATGAAGTGTATTGTGTAGAAGATAATTCTGTGCGGTCGGTAGGGGGGAGCATGAGAGCAGGTATGATGAGCCCGCGCAACATGTATACTACAACGGTAACCGATGAATTAAGAATAGCATCTAAACAACATTCAAAGGTCTTTGGTATAGGGTTGAAAGACAGGGGGAGTATATTACCTGCAGGGCATAGTGCCAATGGAGCGTTTTGGTTTGATGACAGCACCGGCAACTTTATTACCAGTAGCTATTATATGAATGAATTGCCGGCATGGCTGGTGAGATTCAATGGCAGGCGATGGGCTGATAGCTTTGTGGATCTGGCATGGAAGACTTTGTATCCATTAGGTACTTATACTCATAGCACCCGGGATAATATGGTCACCGAGGGTAAACTACAGGGAGAAGATGCCCCTGTTTTTCCGCACTATACTCCACGGGAGAAAAAAAAGCCATATTATGGATTAAGAATTATGCCATGGGGTAACACGCTGACACTAAAAGCAGCCAGGGCATGTATAAAAGGGGAGCAGTTGGGGCAAAGAGAGGAAACCGACTTTTTATGCATCACGTTGTCAACTACAGACTATGCCGGACACAATTATGGACCTGATGCTATTGAAATGGAGGATATGTACCTACGCCTGGATCTCGAATTAGCCCAAATGTTGCGTTACCTGGATAATAAAGTCGGGAAGGGAAAATATACAGTATTTCTTACTGCAGATCATGGTGCGGCGCATAATGCAGCTTATATGAATCAACTTCGTATACCAGCGGGTAGTGAAACACAGGCAGAAGCTACCGGTAAGGTCAATGAATACTTAGTAGAACAAACAGGCGTTGACTCTGTTGTTCGGGCCTTGTATAACTACCAGGTCTACCTGGATGAACAATTAATAGCCGGCAAAGGATTAGACAGGGATGAGATAAAGAAGCTGGTCATCAGGTGGCTTTATCAACAAGATGGGGTGGCTATGGTAGCTGATATGGAAACGGCAGACATGGTTATGATTCCGGAACCGATACGCACTATGATAGTGAACGGTTACAACAGGGAGCGCAGCGGCTGCTTACAGATCATTCTTAAGCCGGGCTGGTATAGTGGCCATAGCAACACAGGTACTACGCATGGTACCTGGAGTCCTTATGATACGCATATACCCTTGCTTTGGTACGGGTGGGGTATTCCCGAAGGTGAAACTTATCGTACCGTATATATGACTGATATTGCTGCCACTTTAGCTGCCATGCTTCATGTACAGATGCCGAATGGGTGTACAGGTAGTGTAATAACTGAACTGTTTGAAGATTAG
- a CDS encoding aminotransferase class I/II-fold pyridoxal phosphate-dependent enzyme, protein MDLFAKFENRLGPIGDHADKVPGYFSFPKLEGEIGNRMKFRGKEVIVWSLNNYLGLANHPEVRKADADAAQQYGLAYPMGARMMSGNSNMHEQFEKQLAEFVGKPDAMLLNYGYQGMVSAIDLLCVRHDVIVYDAESHACILDGVRLHAGKRFVFKHNDIADCEKQLQRAKKLADQQGGGILLITEGVFGMSGNQGKIADIVKLKEKYDFRLFVDDAHGFGTIGKTGAGVGEEQNCMEGIDLYFSTFAKSMASIGGFIAGNVDILKVLRYNTRSQLFAKSLPMPLVVGNMKRLELLRTHPELKEKLWHNVKRLQNGLREKGFDIGTTNSPVTPVFLHGDLTLYETTQLIYDLRENYHIFCSVVLYPVIPKGQIMLRLIPTATHTDEDIDLTLKAFTDVRAKLEAKAYPQELPPDLMVKEPIVG, encoded by the coding sequence ATGGATTTATTTGCCAAGTTTGAGAACAGGCTGGGACCAATAGGTGACCATGCTGATAAAGTGCCGGGATATTTTTCATTCCCGAAATTGGAAGGCGAGATTGGCAATCGCATGAAGTTCAGGGGAAAAGAGGTAATAGTATGGAGTCTGAACAACTACCTGGGTCTGGCCAACCATCCTGAAGTAAGGAAAGCTGATGCAGATGCAGCACAGCAATATGGACTTGCCTACCCGATGGGTGCACGTATGATGAGCGGTAACTCAAATATGCATGAGCAATTTGAAAAACAACTGGCTGAGTTTGTGGGTAAACCCGATGCTATGCTACTGAACTATGGCTACCAGGGTATGGTATCTGCTATAGATCTGTTATGCGTTCGTCATGATGTTATTGTGTATGATGCAGAATCTCATGCATGTATACTGGACGGTGTACGCCTGCATGCCGGTAAGCGTTTTGTTTTCAAACACAACGATATAGCGGATTGTGAAAAACAATTGCAAAGAGCTAAAAAACTGGCCGATCAACAAGGTGGTGGCATACTGTTGATCACGGAAGGTGTATTTGGCATGTCAGGCAACCAGGGTAAAATTGCCGATATAGTAAAACTTAAAGAAAAGTACGATTTCCGCCTGTTCGTTGATGATGCGCATGGATTTGGAACAATAGGCAAAACAGGTGCAGGTGTAGGTGAAGAGCAAAATTGCATGGAAGGTATCGATCTGTACTTTTCTACATTCGCCAAATCAATGGCCAGCATAGGCGGTTTTATTGCAGGTAATGTTGACATCTTAAAAGTACTGCGTTACAATACACGTTCTCAATTATTTGCCAAATCACTACCAATGCCCCTGGTAGTAGGTAATATGAAAAGGCTGGAGCTACTGCGCACACATCCGGAACTGAAAGAAAAATTATGGCATAATGTAAAGCGCCTGCAAAACGGATTACGTGAAAAAGGATTTGATATTGGCACGACCAATTCTCCGGTAACTCCCGTGTTCCTGCATGGCGACCTGACACTTTATGAAACAACACAGCTGATATATGACCTGAGGGAAAACTATCATATATTCTGCTCTGTTGTATTATATCCTGTTATTCCTAAAGGACAGATCATGCTGAGGTTGATACCAACAGCTACACACACTGACGAAGATATTGATCTGACCTTAAAGGCATTTACAGATGTACGTGCAAAACTGGAAGCAAAAGCTTACCCGCAGGAATTACCTCCTGATCTGATGGTTAAAGAGCCTATTGTTGGATAA
- a CDS encoding MCE family protein: MKTPFNKRSAWATFILLVLVGGGLLVYKYGYMVYQEYDYYTYYEHVNGLQRSNPVLINGVRVGEVSDIVIEGPDKKVAVTMSINKKTKIPKGTIARLASTGLLGGKLIELDPGAGPGMYTHKDVLKGTYDTTIMDMNDQIEPIVESVKYILGTADKNFSNFNRKLDNGLVANTQRDARDMEKSMSKLNKQVSSIRNSADKIVNSLQELRSQSEVLDKKSEQLDTTIKNAEASTASFAAKEISKPLNELRSTIETTREQATKLERSDMVDKMLNDDKTYKNTDQKLQKVNTDMNELKEHPKGFRLIGGK; the protein is encoded by the coding sequence TTGAAAACACCTTTTAATAAAAGAAGTGCCTGGGCCACATTTATACTACTGGTATTGGTAGGCGGAGGACTTTTGGTATATAAATATGGCTATATGGTATACCAGGAGTATGACTACTACACCTATTATGAACATGTAAATGGCTTACAGCGGTCGAACCCGGTATTAATTAATGGGGTTCGAGTGGGAGAAGTGAGCGATATAGTTATTGAAGGCCCAGACAAGAAAGTAGCCGTTACCATGTCTATCAATAAAAAGACAAAGATACCCAAAGGCACGATTGCACGACTTGCATCTACCGGGCTACTGGGAGGAAAGTTAATTGAACTTGATCCGGGGGCAGGTCCTGGTATGTACACGCATAAAGATGTTCTGAAAGGTACATACGACACCACTATCATGGACATGAACGACCAGATAGAACCTATAGTAGAGTCTGTAAAATATATACTTGGAACTGCTGATAAGAACTTTTCCAATTTCAACCGTAAACTGGATAACGGGCTTGTTGCCAATACTCAAAGAGATGCCCGCGATATGGAAAAGAGCATGAGTAAACTCAACAAACAAGTAAGCAGCATAAGGAACAGTGCAGATAAAATTGTCAACTCACTACAAGAGTTACGTTCACAGTCGGAAGTATTGGATAAGAAAAGTGAACAACTGGACACAACGATAAAAAATGCAGAAGCATCTACCGCGTCATTTGCGGCAAAAGAAATATCAAAGCCTTTGAATGAACTGCGCAGTACTATAGAGACTACAAGAGAGCAGGCAACAAAACTGGAACGGTCGGATATGGTTGACAAAATGCTGAATGATGATAAAACCTACAAAAACACTGACCAGAAACTACAGAAAGTAAACACCGATATGAACGAACTTAAGGAGCATCCCAAAGGTTTTCGGCTTATAGGAGGCAAGTAA